CGTAGCCCCAGATGCGCTCGTAGATGACGTAGTGCTCCAGCACGATCCCGGCGTTGATCATGAGCAGTTCCAGCAGGTCGAACTCGGTCTTGGACAGTTCGATCTCCTGTCCGCCGCGCCAGACCCGGCGCGAATGCGGGGACAGTCGCACGTCCTCGACCGTGAGGTCCGCGGTGCTAGCGGCCGGCTCCGCGCGACGCAGCAGTGCGCGCAACCGGGCGAGGACCTCCTCGATGTCGTAAGGCTTGGGCACGTAGTCGTCAGCGCCGGCGTCCAGTCCCGCTACCCGGTCGGCGGTCTCCACCCGCGCGGTCAGCATGAGGATCGGGATCGCGTCACCCTCGGCCCGCAGGACCCGGCAGACACCGAGGCCGTCCACCCCGGGCATCATGACGTCGAGCACGAGCACATCGGGACGGTCGGCGCGGAACGCGGCCAGCGCTTCGACCCCGTCGGCGCAGGCGCTGACCTGGTAGCCGTTGAGTTCCAACGCCGTGGTCAGGGACTCCCGGATCGCCCGGTCGTCGTCGGCAACGAGCACCTTCATGGCTGTGAGTCTGCCGCACGGGCATCCGGGTGCGTGCGGTGCTCGGGGGTCGCACCGCACGCACCCGGAAGTCTCACGCCGCGCTCGACGACGCGGTCGGATGTGGCATCCCGCGCCGCGGGAAGTCCATGGTCTTCGTGTTGGTGACGGTGAACTGCGCGTTCATCACGACGATCACCATCGAGCCGTCGTCCTTCTTCACGAAGGCGTAGTACTTCTTGCCCTTCTTGTGGACATCCATGACGGTACCGCCGGGCACCTTGTCCAGCGCTGCAGCCTCGGCCTTCTTGAAGGCGGCACCTGTCACGTCCTTGCCCATCGGGCCGTGCCCGCGAGCGCCGTGGTGACCACGCTTGCGCGGAGTCTCCACGGAGGTGATGGCGTAGCTCTCATCGAGCAGGACGACCTTCTTCTTCCCGGCGTCCGTGCGGATGAGCGCGGCGAACCCGTCGTCGTCCCTGACGAACACCTGCAGGACGGTCGCCTGCGGGAACCGCGCCTCGACAGCGTCGGTGACCTTCTGTGTCTGCTCGTCGGTGGCCGGTGTCCCGGGACCGTGTCCCGGACCGCCGGCGGGCATATCCCTCTGTTCGACGACCGCGAACTTCGCGTCGAGGACCACGACCACACGGGTGCCGTCGGTCTTGGTCACCATGACGAGGTAGTTACCGTCGGCGTCCTTGTGCACGTGGTCGGCGGTCCCGGGTACCGCAGCGATGGCCGCGTCTATGGCCTTCTGGGCGTCCTCGCCCGTGACGAGTTCGCCGGGTCCTCGCTCCCCCATTGGCCCGCGGTTGCCCATCGGGCCACCCATGTAGCCGTACGCCTGGTTGCTGCTCTGCGCCGGTGCGGTGGCGGGGGTGTCCGCTGTGGCGATTGCAATGCCGCCGGCCACGGTCGCTCCCACGGCGAATGCCGCGATACTGGCGCCGGCGACGGTTCCGATCTTCTTCACGAGAGTTCCTTTCGTCGTTACCAGCACTGTGAACGGCCTCTACGAGAACTGCACCAAACGTGGGTAAGAGGCCGGTGAGAAGGGCGGGAGCGCTGCAACCGGTGTGTTTCGCTCCCGGGTGTCCGTTTCGCTCCCACCTTTGGCTGGGGGTCCCGCGCCGCGCGTCAGTCGATCGAGTTGAAGAGTTCCAGCGCCTTGGGGGTGTCCCATTTCACGGCGTCCTGGCCGCCGACGTAGTAACTGCCCTCGACGGTCGGAACGGTGGTTGCCTCCCCGATCCCCATGGAGATCATGCCCATGGCCATGGCGAGCCGGGCGTCGTCGAAGATGCCGGTGCTCTTGTCCACGGTCAGGCTGTGCCCCGCCGATGAGGCGGCGCCGAACGCCCGCCAAGGCAGCACCCAGGTGAACGGGCTCATGGCCCGCTTCGCCACGGACGAGATGAACTCCTGCTGGCGCTGGACCCGTCCGAGGTCGCCCCGAGGATCCGCGTACCGCATCCGCACGTACGCCAGGGCGTCCTTGCCGTCCATCGTCTGGCAGCCCTTCTTCACCTTCAAGCCGCTGTTGGCGTCGTTGTACTTGCGGTCGGGACACAGTTTGACCCCACCCAGGGCGTCGGTCGTGTTGGCGACGCCGGCGAACCCGATCTCGACGTAGTTGTCGATGTGCAGGCCGGTCGCCTGCTCGACGGTCGTGACGAGCAACTCGGGCCCCCCGAGGGCGAAAGCTGTGTTGATCTTCCCCTGGCCGTAGCCCGGAATCCCCACCCACGAGTCGCGCGGAATGGACACCAGCGTCGGGGCGCCGATCAGCGGTACGTGCATCAGCATGATCGTGTCGGTGCGCTGACCCTCCGTGGCGCCGGTGTGCAGGCGCTTCTGGTCGGCCTTGGACAGGCCGGCGCGACTGTCGCTGCCGACCAGGAGGTAGTTGCGACCGGAGGATGAGATGGCGCTGGCGGGCAGAGCCGCGGTCTTCGAGACCGAGGTGGCGAAAACGGTCGCTACCGCGATGAGGTACACGGTCATCACCGCGACCAAGGTGAGCAGGATGCGCTTGACGCTCCAGCGCCGGCGGGCGCCGCGCCGCGGGCGACTGGGGGGGATGGACCGCGGGATCTGCGGCTGGACCGGCGGTGGGGACCCGACGGGACGTCGTGCCGCTGCCGGGGTGCCCACGGGTTGGCGAACGCCGGGTGCGCCGAGGCGCTGCGTCGGCTGCTCGTCGGGCAGCGGCCGCATCCATGCCTCGTACTCGGGGGGCAGTTCCCCACTCTTGCTCACCTATACATGGTGCATGACCAATCGTTCCGGCGGCAGTGACCCTGGTCTCAAAACGTCCTACGATCGGGCGCCATGACGGTAAGGATTACGCAAGATGGCCCAACGACCGTGGTCACGATCGACCGACCTGAGGTGCGCAATGCAGTGGACCGGGACACCGCAGAAGCGCTGGCCGGGGCGTTCCGGGACTTCGAAGCCAACCCGCAGGCGAAGGTCGCTGTACTGACCGGGGCGGGTGGCACGTTCTGCGCGGGGGCCGACCTGCGCGCGATCGCGGGGGGTCAGCCGAACCGGCTGGCAACCGACGGGGACGCCCCGATGGGACCTTCGCGGATGGTGTTGTCGAAGCCGGTCATCGCGGCGGTGGCAGGCCACGCGGTGGCTGGCGGGCTGGAACTGGCGTGCTGGGCCGATCTGCGGGTGATCGAGGCCGACGCCGTGCTGGGGGTCTTCTGCCGTCGCGTCGGGGTGCCGCTGATCGACGGCGGCACGGTGCGCCTGCCGCACATCGTGGGGCTGGGCAGGGCGCTGGATCTGATCCTCACCGGCCGGGAGGTCGCAGCCGAGGAGGCGCTGCGGATCGGGCTCGCGAACCGGGTGGTGCCGCCGGGGCAGGGACTGCCCGCCGCGATGCTATTGGCCGAGCAGATCGCTGCGTTCCCCCCGGCCGCCATGCTGGCCGACCGGGCCAGTG
This genomic interval from Micrococcales bacterium contains the following:
- a CDS encoding PepSY domain-containing protein, giving the protein MKKIGTVAGASIAAFAVGATVAGGIAIATADTPATAPAQSSNQAYGYMGGPMGNRGPMGERGPGELVTGEDAQKAIDAAIAAVPGTADHVHKDADGNYLVMVTKTDGTRVVVVLDAKFAVVEQRDMPAGGPGHGPGTPATDEQTQKVTDAVEARFPQATVLQVFVRDDDGFAALIRTDAGKKKVVLLDESYAITSVETPRKRGHHGARGHGPMGKDVTGAAFKKAEAAALDKVPGGTVMDVHKKGKKYYAFVKKDDGSMVIVVMNAQFTVTNTKTMDFPRRGMPHPTASSSAA
- a CDS encoding response regulator transcription factor — encoded protein: MKVLVADDDRAIRESLTTALELNGYQVSACADGVEALAAFRADRPDVLVLDVMMPGVDGLGVCRVLRAEGDAIPILMLTARVETADRVAGLDAGADDYVPKPYDIEEVLARLRALLRRAEPAASTADLTVEDVRLSPHSRRVWRGGQEIELSKTEFDLLELLMINAGIVLEHYVIYERIWGY
- a CDS encoding crotonase/enoyl-CoA hydratase family protein; this encodes MTVRITQDGPTTVVTIDRPEVRNAVDRDTAEALAGAFRDFEANPQAKVAVLTGAGGTFCAGADLRAIAGGQPNRLATDGDAPMGPSRMVLSKPVIAAVAGHAVAGGLELACWADLRVIEADAVLGVFCRRVGVPLIDGGTVRLPHIVGLGRALDLILTGREVAAEEALRIGLANRVVPPGQGLPAAMLLAEQIAAFPPAAMLADRASVYRGLDLPADRALAAEFEHGLAAVVEGLEGARRFIGG
- a CDS encoding LCP family protein, producing MSKSGELPPEYEAWMRPLPDEQPTQRLGAPGVRQPVGTPAAARRPVGSPPPVQPQIPRSIPPSRPRRGARRRWSVKRILLTLVAVMTVYLIAVATVFATSVSKTAALPASAISSSGRNYLLVGSDSRAGLSKADQKRLHTGATEGQRTDTIMLMHVPLIGAPTLVSIPRDSWVGIPGYGQGKINTAFALGGPELLVTTVEQATGLHIDNYVEIGFAGVANTTDALGGVKLCPDRKYNDANSGLKVKKGCQTMDGKDALAYVRMRYADPRGDLGRVQRQQEFISSVAKRAMSPFTWVLPWRAFGAASSAGHSLTVDKSTGIFDDARLAMAMGMISMGIGEATTVPTVEGSYYVGGQDAVKWDTPKALELFNSID